The Pyrus communis chromosome 5, drPyrComm1.1, whole genome shotgun sequence region TAAgcccaaaattcaaaaaacaaaataatccTAAATTCCAACCCTCTTCACCACCACGCAATCCAAATATGGGTCCATCCATAATTTTGCTAAATTCATATCTAGCTAATTTTGCCAAACTCATGTATGCGAAATTTTgaatattcaaaaaataaaaaatgatctTAATTAGTGATATGATCTaataatattcattttttttttatcataagtAAGTTTAAGTTGATTTGCATAAATGACGAGTTTGTGTACAAGTTTTGCTATTTCATTGCAAGATTTAGCTTGATCCCCACCCTCCAATGTTATTGTACAAAAAAAAGTTCCACAAGTTATCATATCTAAATCGGTCCGAAGCGCCCTAATCTAATGGCAATAGCCCAAACGGGCCCAATCTACATAGACAGTGAGTGGTAATAATTTTTCTGGTCAACCATTAAGGGGGGGGTCTTCTATTATATAACAAGTTATACTCTAATCTATATGATTCTAAATTTTACCAAACATTGACTTATGACTTACGAGCTCATGTCTTTGTGTAGTTCGACTTGTTtaattcttcaaaaaaaattataagatgTATCCGTTTTTTCTAAAATATTTAGCCTTTTGTGTAATTTGACtcgtttattttttcaaattttctcgaTTTGTATGTTTTTGACTTTCAATTTTTCATGCTTTGTACTTGTTTGATTCTAATCAATAATATACTTTTGGTTttgctgaaaagaaaaaaaaaaatttaactctaAAGTATAGTTACATGGTTTTTTTCTCATTTGTGCTAagcatcaatttaataaaaaaatttgtcccTTCCTTCCACGTTGAGCAAagcaaaaattatattataccTTTTTGTAACGGTTAGATTTAAATCACTGTATATTTGACCAATATTATAACAGTCAAAAACCCCAGAGTTTGTAATAAACTTTTTGCGTCACTAGGAGTAAATGAAATTATACTTTTCAACATAAATTAGTAAACAAGATCTGAAAGGCTAATCTAGGCTGGGTGTAATCAATTTAGATTTCAATATACCTTTTTGAGAGACTGATTTTAAAAGAATTCTTGAATTCGCATTCATTAAAATCCTAATAAATTTTAACCATTCTCACTGCACCTAGACACGTGTGGACTTTCTAAAAATCTTAATTGACGAAAACATTCATGAAATTCAGCTTGAGAGTCCAAAACATTCACGAAAATAACTAACacacaaaaatataaagaaattaaaaaaaataaataaataaaagaaaggaCACAATATAAAGAAGTaaaatgaagataaaaaataaaaatccatagTTAGTGTTCTTATTTGGCATAATTAACATTTGCTAAATAGCTGCTGATAAATGAGGAGCCAAATGAAGCAGGTTGTTGTTTCAGACCAATTGactcttttcttcattttctccgGCAATTTCTAGTCGGATTCTTTCGTTTTCGGTCGGAGCAGGTTTTGAAGTCTTGGTCTTGGAAGATGAGGTTGAAACTCTCTGGTATGGTTGATTTTCAGGCAAGAGTTTCAGGGTGATCCCCATACCTATGAGCAGAAGTCCGGTCCCGTGTTCTTCCGTTAATGGCTTTGTGAATATCAAATATGACAGCAGTAACGTGACGGCCTTTCTAGCCGTTGTGATCTGTCATAAAAACAAGGGATTCAATGAAAATACTTAAAAAGGAATTTATATAACTCACGTTTTACTATATGTTTGTTCGTATTCGTGCATATGATATTTAATGTTGCCTAAGAAACAAGACTCTTGCTTTGAAAATAGACGTGAGACAAGAATGTACCATGGCTGTGGTGGCGGCACCAAAAAGAGCAATGAGGGAAAGGACGGAGACTTGGCCGATAAATGTGGCCATGGCTTCGAAGACTAACACGCCATACACGTATGGATGCTGCACAATACCAAAAGATTTGTTAGAAACTGCGAGGCTTGTAAGAGGCGTGTAACATGGTGGAATCTAAGGATTTTCGGATTGTAAGTTACCTGCCAACATGAGCTCCATGCTCTGAATAATTCCCCTGTCAAAAGCATTGGTGGAATCAAGAACGGCAGACCGACCACTGTAGAGCAAAACAGCATCTCCATCTATGGATAAGGATAAAAGCAAGCACAAAAGTATATGAACAGTCACACTTTTTTTATGAACAAGTTTCGAGTTCACGTTTAAACACCCCACAAATTGAATCTAAGGAAATGAATGTCACCTGTGTGGTTTCGGGATTCATGGTAAAGATAGCTTCTTGCAAGTTACCCAAAAAGGAATCCATGATTAGAGCACCCGATACCATCACAACACCAATCACGCTGAAGTTTGGAGATGTTTGCGCATCCGCTAAGGTGAATAGGATCAAGCCAACCACCAAAAGGAGTGCAGAAACGTAATCGTGAGGTGGGTATTTTCGTCTCAAACCTGGTATGAAGGCTCCCATTACCATCACAGGCAGAACCTGAAAAACCAAAATCATGAACCTAACATCAGAAAACCGACAGTAAAAAGTAGACGTCACTTCCAATTCACGTTGATAGCAATCGACCATAGGGAAATTTCACTATTGTATTACTCAAAAGTATAAACTAGCTTTAACAAAGTGACATGTTTTACGTAGTTACTTGGCTAAAAACTCAAATCAAACTCTTTAACTCTGCACACCCCACTCccgggaaaaaaaagaagaatcgTCTCAAATCTGCCCCTCTAAACAAGTGATTGTTTTTACCTCTCTTTTTTCACACTCAAATTTTATCCACACTGAATAGTTATCCAGCTAAAATTAGCAGCCTGAACTGAAAAACTAAATTACCATattaaatttcatggaatttagCGTTTACCTTTGTCGATTTGAACATGAGCTGCGCCGGATAGTTGAGAAAAGCCAAGGAGCCTTTTGTAAGTCCATGGGACCCCATAAGAACAGCAGAAAGCTTCACATAAGTCTTCCACGGATTCACCATTTGCTTGGTGGTGAAGCCTTGCAGGTAAATCAGAAATAGATACACAAATCCTTGCACAAATGTGAAGTACCAACCATAGCTGCAACAAGAAATACacaataaacataaacaaacaGGTCCTAATTGAAAAACCCGAATTCGAACacttccaaaatttaaaaaaaaaaattttagaaAAAGAAATACCTGAATTGTAGCCTGTTATACACATATTCCTGAAAATTAGCCAAAAAAATATGATTCAGTTAGCaattaaaagttgaaaatttcGAAAATTCGATTACTTTTGAGATACACTgttccaaattttaaaaaacacagaccaaaattatttcaaaattgaTCTTTTGATTCCTCAAAAAGTAAACTCATAAAATAAAGAGACCAATGGTCCCAAAACCAAACGGAGGATTAAGgttttcattttatatttgttttctcaactttctcaccaaccaaacaagagataaaaacagtaaaatattactaaaccaaaatcataaaccTGCTATGAACGAAAGTAattccctttttttgttttttttaatgtaattcCTTGCTCAGAAGAGAATGGTTAatcctttgcttggttgctaagaCACCAAACAGAAAAAGGGATAACCAGCGACCAAAAATTTGTCGTCCATAAAATTTTCCCACTAACCGAACAGAAGAAAAGGCTTTAAGCCACGAATTTTCCTTCATTCCAGGCTCAgtttctcggaaaccaaacaggCACCGAAtaccaaaaataataataaaataacagagTGAAAGAAAATACCTCGCAAATACCATTAACAAGGTAGCCAAAGAAGAACCCAGAAGAGCAAAGGAGGAATTGTTGCCATTTGGGTCTGTCAGAGAGCGAAATCCCAAAAAGGAACCGAGCTTGCTCTTCGTTCTTCATCGATTTCAATCGGTTTTCTCACCGACCCAGCTGCGTACTGGCTGTATCGGGTATTGGGTACCCAATAAAACGCCcagaaatttcaaaataaagGAGAAATTGGGGAGACAAAAATGGTGTATTTTTACCAAAACCCAATGCGGGAATGTATGGAATTCATTACAGTTGGTGATGCACTTGCATGTTGATTATCCcaatacaaagaaaagaaggagagaggaaactGATTTGtgtatatgaatatatatatttatatataaggaAATTGGTATCGGGTTGATTACGGTAACTATTTATTATTTACTTGTAAAGAATGATGCCATACAAGGAAATtccagacagagagagagagagagtttctaTAGACTCAGGGTCGGAGCTCTTTGTATTGCACTCTTAACCTCTCCGAGTCGGCAACTTggcagagaatgagagagagagaaagggaattgttgtttttgttgctgTTACACTTACTCTATAGGCTTATTTATATACTAAATCCTAATTCACTTTCACGTTTTCCTCGACTCTTATGGTATCTTTATTTGGAAGGGAAAACTTTATGAATCGAAACAAGAATACGAAAATGGAATGATATTGGGAATAGGAAAAATTACTctctaattaatataattaaacagTTTTTCttgacaaatgatattatctacactaaacgGGAAGAGATAATCTCataataagctagcaataatgggattcaaattcgtttttgacgagaatcgaatctaagaagAGGAacatcactagaccgtagtactaagtggcaattaAACCCTTTATTTAGACGTTATGGTTCAAGaaaattgtaattaaaatatatattcatgCATATTTGCGAACTAAATGATGTcgccaataagaaataagcacgttaatcaacagttaagtaataatccaatcatcaacatccacatcatttgatttacaaaatttgatttaaaaatatgAACATCCTAACATTACCTGTAATTTTTTAGTGCCTATCATTTATTTGGTGTAAGAGCATCTTTGAAGATGTTAAAATGCCAAATCAGCACTAATAGTGAAAAATAAGACAACAACAATGTTTTTGAACCGATAGGCCAAAACTCATATGGCTCAACATGGCCTAACAATCCTCAACTATGGTGCCAAAATTGATAGTAGCTCCAAATCTTTTGTTAATTGATTATTAAATacattttattagttttattttgtttttggttttaaaacatttattaatagtttaatgtaataaaataagagtttaatttgacatatcaagTGAAgaccaaaacttaaaaaaatgatGCCTTGGCTTTGCCCAAACAATGTCAAATCAAGAAAATTGTGGTGGAAGAAAGACTTGAATGTTTTATTGATGCACTTTTTGGAAAGTGTGCAGGACAATACTATCATTTAAGCAGGGTGACATATTGCTATTGACCTCAGACCCTCAACGAGGGTGTTGAGACCTtttagaaaaggaaaaaaaaaaaggaaaaaaaaaaaaaaagaaaagttttttGGCTTAATTCATCTTTATTATAGATCAAGGAGTACACTTCTACTTTGGCTAATAAGGGAAGGCTTTTTTTCAAATCCAAGTTTGACTTTGATTAGATCCTTAGCGAAAGCGCTAAGTAACAAGTAGATAATTTCGCAGGAACATAATCTATTTTCTAGTTAAATACATTACGAGATGTTTTTCCATACTTTCCGCATTCAGTTCTAGCTATTTCTGCAAGAATTAGGTCCATTGTTGAAGAGattaagacctggtttggtactgaggtgattctaaaaaaagctggtatcaaaaaaagctgggagctgtttttgtgtttggtaaacattcaacttcagctttttttcacagttttgggtgaaaaaaagccaaaaacaagaagttgcaaaacccagctttgaaaaatcggctttttttcacatctgttttaaataaaagtttacaaaacactataatacaattttttttttcaaaagcacttttacaaaaaagtttaccaaacactctgctactttatttcacagccgcttattctcacagcatagcaaaatcagtttttttttcaaagcacagtaataccaaaccagccctaaatgGCTTGCCTCATAGTTCTAGTTGGTGGAATGGAATCATGTCTACAGGGAAGCAAACTTTACAGCGAATTGTATCACTTCTCTTGAGCATAATTGTactaatttatatatttggGATGGGTGTGTTCCTACCCAAGCAAAAAACGCTCTCTTGTATATGTAGACaccgaaatttcagtgaaataaatgttaaccaatgtattaaaattacaacatttattcatttcacttacatcacacattcatttcacctacattacacatttacttcacctaccaacttcactcacttcaccaaaaaatggatggtggtgattcactctcttgccctataaatagccttctccatcaagagaaaagaaaaggaatttacatcacaccaaaaccttgaagctttgaaactccaaaagctctcaagcaaacaCCGAAAGATTAGTAAAACCCTCTTTGTTCTTCGTAAAATCCCCTTTCAAggtcaagcctcgacggcccttgaagaaacttccctcaACCTTCGAGATCAAGCCCTGACGATCCTTGAGGAAAgcgttcatcgttcatcatctgttcatcctaagatcaagcctcaacggccctttggattaacaaaagaatcaacaaacccatacacccattcttcaagatcaagcccaacgccccttgaagacccattcatcaactgttcatccttagatcaagccccgacggccctttggatcaacaatctcAGCAAAcctatacacccattcttcaagatcaagcccaacgccccttgaagacccattcatcaactgttcatccttagatcaagccccaacggccctttggatcaacaactcatccacaaacctataccctacgaagatagaatcagaggatcaaattacaaagagattgtaaccccaaaatcattaatacaaaatatattttgtgaaCGTATTCTTATTTCTTATTTCCGGaattttttcgtgtttacagtaTGATTCTCGAGGCCTTTGGTATCTCCGaggtttttctttaatttaatcttctttcttcctcaataaacaaaaaacacaaaaaaacaaacaaaaaacaaaaaacaaaaaaacaatagttgtcaaatttaaattttcacgTCTCCTTTAAAAATActctaaattatatatatatatatatatatatatatatatatatatatatctttataATCTGCAAGTTAGATTCATATTTCAGTCTTTTGACTTACAGTTTATCTTATCTCTTAGTCCTCTAAATTATTTGTTTAAACTCTCCAACCAAACAGTAAGGcgtggtccaaacaataagtcccagGTAAAAGCATGAGCAGAGCGCATGAGCGGGGAAATGGTTTAGCGAATACGCGAGGAAGGTGAATGAGTATAAGTTTTCTGTATTTTGATTGCTTGATTTGTGAAtttcatgagtagattatttagatctaattcaatggccagcactaaCTCTAGATCCAGTTTAGGTGCTATACCAGATATTATTAATGAAGAACAACAACTTGATTTTCAAACTAATGATAGTGTCGACTTTGGAGATTGGAACATCCCCAAGGTTTCAAGTAAAAATATTTACAGAAAGAAATGGTCATGAGCCTCATTTAGAAGTGAACATCATGTTAAAACTGTTGAAAAAGCATATGCTCTTAGCAAGGAACATGAAACTTTTCAATTGTTCTCTCCGGAACAAATTAAATCCCATAGGAAAGATGGTCATAACTACATCCACATTGGCTTAGTTTAGATAGCCATAAAACCTTTAACGCGTAGAGGCCTTAATACCTCTATTTTGTTATGTCTCCGAGATGCTAGATTCACTAACTTTAGTGATAGTATAGTTGGAATGATTAAGTCAAGTCTTTACAAtggacctatccattttgattgttttccagaCCTTACCATAAGTCTTTCAGACCCCCACATGCTGAAAGCACTCACTCTTAATATCAAAACTTCAAGATACCAAGTCCTTGAAGGCACACAACCTTTGGCCTTAATATACAAAGTATATTATAAAGTCACtagcacaaacatgaatttccAAGCTTTAACCAAGAGTCCTAGAGACCATACACCATTAGGTAGTCAAATATCAGTCTACCTTCAGATTGGTATTTGATTAATGAAAGTAAGCCAGTAGCTATCCAAAACAGTCTAGTTAATTTAgacaacattgaacaatattttgatggaactgttaaaatcaattttgatcgtcCAGCAAGAAGATCTTGTGAGTCAGTCCACTCGCATAAATCTTTTGCTCCAAGAAGAAattctttttctggatccatATTAACCGATAGGATGAGTCAAGATCAAGAGTTAATCAATTCAATAGCCAACAGAAAATTAAAGGTCGTAGCCTCCAGTCCGTCTGTCACCCAACAAGAATTAATAAATGACTTAATCAACATCAAGCTAAAATCAGTAGAAACAACCTCTCAGGTTACACATCTGGTTTactaaccctaaacccaagATCAAGGAGAACAAACTTCTTCAACATAATTTGATTTTGACGCAGGTCTGATTCATCAtcaacttttagttttaaataaacCTTTTAAACCAGACAGAAAAAAGCTCAATGCTGATATTGAAGCTGAAGAGAATATTCCAAGAAGGAATATTTTCAGAAATAAATATACAAcagaagaaaaattagaaattcataaaaaatggaAAGATTTTATGCAAACACAcagatttgaagtatttttctttgattatgttgaaaagtaTTACGAGCCTGAAAAGAAATTGGAAGTAATAACTAAAGAAAATTGgcttaaagaaaacaaaactattGTCTCTTCTAGTCATCCTCCACAAGAAACAATTCTTATCACAACTGCTAATAAGCAAATCCCAGCTACTCCTTTCAAGCTTCCTAAGGAAGATGCAGGAGCAAAACCAGTcatcaaacaaaacaattttaCTAACTAGAGTCTCCATACcattggaaaacagttagataaaattgaaactaaaattGACAAACTTTCTCAGCCAAAATCGTTAATTAGGGAAAAACCCCTGGTTAACTTCCCATaatcttcttcaaaagcaaTAGCTTTAAAAACTCTCTTCACAAGTCAGAAAATTGATCAAATGTTAAcagaattgaaaaaagaaaagacagtTCATGTCTTAAAATATCCTTCTAGTCAATCTCAATCAGAAATATCTTCATCCTCCTATGAGTCAGATGATGATTCAGATTTTATTCGAAAAGTTGaacaagcttttcaaaatcttgAACTCAAAAGGATTACCAACAAAAGAATTAACCCAACATCCTTTACCAAAAATTAGTATCCCAGGCCAACACCTCCGGATATCTAGTTTGAGGAAATAAATATCCAAAATCAATTCTCAGTCTCTTCTAATAAACTTTATGATTGGAATATAGATGGTTTTTCAGAACAAGAACTCCTAAATAAACTTCAACATATCTCTATGGTTACTAATAACTATATTACAAATCATAACCTTAGTTAAACACAAGTTGTCGACCTTTTGGTCACTGGATTTACAGGAATGCTCCATTCTTGATAGGAGAAACATCTCACTGAACAATccagaaatgaaataaaaaacgcTGTTacaaagatgaagaaggaatacCAATCTTTGATGACCAAATTGGACAAGGAGTCCCAGATGCAGTCAATACATTGCTTTTCATAATAATAAAACATTTCATAGGAACACCTAGTAATGTTACCTCCAGAATCCATGATCAACTCAGCAATCTGAGATGTCCAACTCTAAGCGACTTTAGATGGTACAAAGATGTATTCATGTCTAGAGTCATGCTCAGAGAAGACAGTAATCAACCTTTTTAggaacaaaattttataaatggaTTACCAAACCTTTTTGCACACAAAATCAAAAGTGTCTTAGTCAACGAAGAATGTATTATACcatatcatacccttacttatggaaatatatttaatattatcCAGAAAAAAGGCTTAAAAATGTGTATCgatatgaaaatttcaaaacaagttaataaagaCAAATCTATTGCTAAGTACAAGCTAGGAACGTTCTGTGAAcctcaaacaaaaagaaaaaatcttaGGTTTATCATAAGTACTCCAACAAGTACTCAGGTAAATCTTATCCCAAGTATAATAAATACAAAtccaaaaataaacattttgaaACTAAT contains the following coding sequences:
- the LOC137735183 gene encoding UDP-galactose/UDP-glucose transporter 2-like, whose translation is MKNEEQARFLFGISLSDRPKWQQFLLCSSGFFFGYLVNGICEEYVYNRLQFSYGWYFTFVQGFVYLFLIYLQGFTTKQMVNPWKTYVKLSAVLMGSHGLTKGSLAFLNYPAQLMFKSTKVLPVMVMGAFIPGLRRKYPPHDYVSALLLVVGLILFTLADAQTSPNFSVIGVVMVSGALIMDSFLGNLQEAIFTMNPETTQMEMLFCSTVVGLPFLIPPMLLTGELFRAWSSCWQHPYVYGVLVFEAMATFIGQVSVLSLIALFGAATTAMITTARKAVTLLLSYLIFTKPLTEEHGTGLLLIGMGITLKLLPENQPYQRVSTSSSKTKTSKPAPTENERIRLEIAGENEEKSQLV